The sequence below is a genomic window from Gammaproteobacteria bacterium.
CGACGCAAATGACCATGGGAGAAGCGGCAGAACAAATGGCGAGAGACCATGGCATTTCGCGTAAAGATCAGGATGATTTTGCGCATCGCTCCCATACACTCGCCGCCAAAGCATGGCAAGAAGGCTGGCTGCGCGATGAGGTGATGATTGCGCATGTGCCGCCGTATCAGCAGTCATTTGAAGTTGATAATAATGTTCGTTTTGACAGCCGGCGCGAAAATTATGATCGGCTCAAACCAGTATTCGACCGAAAATACGGCACAGTCACGGCGGCAAATAGCACGCCGCTGACCGACGGCGCGTCGGCTGTGGTCTTGATGCGTGAAGATGTGGCCAAGGCACTGGGTTATACACCACTGGGTTTTATCAAGGGCTATGCCTTTGCCGCCATTGATGCCACGCGTGATATGCTGATGGGGCCCAGTTATGCGACACCGAAGGTGCTCGACGCCCTTAAACTCAAATTGAAAGATCTGGATCTCATCGACATGCATGAAGCCTTCGCGGCGCAAACCCTGTGCAACATTCAAGCGTTTGGGTCTAAACAGTTCGCTCAGGAAAAGCTTGGACGCCGATCGGCCATTGGCGAAATTGATATGGCGCGTTTTAACGTGCTTGGGGGTTCGATTGCCTATGGCCATCCGTTCGCCGCAACTGGCACGCGGCAAATTGTGCAGACTATGCGAGAACTCAAACGCAGGGGCGGTGGCCTTGGCCTTGTGACAGCCTGTGCTGCCGGTGGTTTGGGCGCGGCCATGATTGTGGAGGTAGAATAATGAGCGAACAGCAATCAGCATTTCGACTTGATATCCAAGATGGCATTGCCATCGTCACGATTGATGTGCCCGGGGAGGCTCAGAATACCTTAAAACTTGAATTTGCCGAGCAAATTGAATCGGTGATTGGGTCCATTGAGCAATCGGATGACGTGATTGGCGTCATTGTGACCAGTGGTAAGGAGAATGGCTTCGTCGCTGGCGCAGACATTCGTATGTTGCAGGCGGCGAAAACCGCCGCAGACGCCGAACATATTTCCAAAATGGCACAAGCGGCCTTCAAACGCCTTGAGGCGTTGCCAGTCCCAGTGGTGGCGGCGATTCATGGCCCCTGTCTTGGCGGTGGTTACGAACTGGCGCTCGCCTGCCATGGGCGTGTCGCAACGGACGACCGGAGCACAAAGATAGGCTTGCCAGAGGTACAACTGGGTGTGTTGCCAGCCGGTGGTGGCACCCAACGATTGCCGAGATTGGTTGGCATTGAACGCGCACTGACGTTGATGCTCACCGGACAACAGCTGGACGCACGACGGGCAAAAAAATATGGATTGATAGATGAAGTCGTGCCGCGCGCCAACCTGATGAAAGCGGCGCGCGCCCTGATTGATTCACTGCGGGCGGGTAAGCTGACCCGAAAGACACCTACGCTGAGTTTTGGGGGGATCAAACGACTGCTACTTGAAGATAACCCGCTTGGTCGCCAAGTGCTGTTTGATCAGGTGCGCAAACAAACACGCCGCAAG
It includes:
- the fadI gene encoding acetyl-CoA C-acyltransferase FadI; the protein is MAETTSRGKKTTQTSTSKTATKTSRTKSPTRRTSTKSSRIAVVAGLRTPFARQLTAYADLDVVALGRLVVNELVKRFELPLAEIEQLVFGSVLALPQAPNIAREIVLGLGLPDHIDAYSVSRACATSYQSVANVFDAITLGHIKAGIAGGADSSSYVPIQTTPELMKILVRLPKAKSIADRLKLLFKVRLRHLKPVPPAVKEFSTQMTMGEAAEQMARDHGISRKDQDDFAHRSHTLAAKAWQEGWLRDEVMIAHVPPYQQSFEVDNNVRFDSRRENYDRLKPVFDRKYGTVTAANSTPLTDGASAVVLMREDVAKALGYTPLGFIKGYAFAAIDATRDMLMGPSYATPKVLDALKLKLKDLDLIDMHEAFAAQTLCNIQAFGSKQFAQEKLGRRSAIGEIDMARFNVLGGSIAYGHPFAATGTRQIVQTMRELKRRGGGLGLVTACAAGGLGAAMIVEVE